ATTAATTTCTAGCTTAATTATATTATTCGTTGTTGTTTTGCATTTGAAAAGTAATTCTATTCCTTTTAAAGCAAGTACCAATGGAAATTTTGCTTTCAACGGAAATAAGGTATTCCCCCAATGCTAAATAACCTATCCCAGCTTGTTTTCATCAATTTTTGGCTGACATCAATGTATTCGGATTGCTTTGTTATCTGAATTTTTGGACGGAGAGGATAATTGAATTAAATTCTAGCTTAATTGTATAGCAACGATTTCAATTTAGTTTTCCCTTCTgattcatttttgttttccaacaGAAAAGTAATTTCGTTCTTCTTAAAGCAAGTGCTATTCGAAATTTTTCTTTCAAAAGCGATAAAACATTCCCAAAATGCTAAATAACCTACACCAAATTGTTTTCTTCAATTTTAGTTGATACCCATGTGTTTGGATTGCTTTATTTGTCTGAATTTTCAGGCGGAGAAGACTATTGGTCAGGTCCAGGAAGTGGGTTTGAGTCTCTTTGATACTGCACAGCATGTTTTTCAGGCTGTGGCAAGTGCTTTGAAACCGGGCGTTGATGCGGCAGTCCCGATAGTAAGTCAGGCTGGAGAGCAGGCAGTGAGGCTTGCCTCTCCAGCCCTTTCAGAAGCTTTGAAGAAAGCACGAGAAGCAATTCAAAGCTCTGGGTTTGATACAGAGCCTGTTTTAAGTGCTGCAAAGGTTTCACCTTTTCTTTAAACACAAATTTTGTTTAATGTGCTGTGTGATGGAATCTGCTAAATGCATATCATTTTTTTGAATGCGGAGATATTAAAACCATTCCTTAAGGGGTCCTACGGCATCACTGTTAAAAATTTGAGAAACGAAAATcgaaaaatgaaaactaaaactCAGAAACGTTTAGAAACCAGCAATCTATTTGGTTAACAGTTAAAATCAAGGTAAAAAGTTAAttataaaaatactcattttcatatttaaatcaaataatattataaaatataactaaaataataaaattataaataatgcacattaaaaaattactataattaaaataaaatttattataattattttttttaatttttttagttttaaaatttactttacaatgaaaattttattagacatgataattgaaaaattgtaaaagtattttgtaattggttttattattttttaaaacttatatatatttcctttaattatatttaaattcatataatcatttaattttgattttaatttaaagctgCATACAATTCaatctaaaaaaaatttctaGATATTGAAATTTCTGACAGCAGGTTGCTAAAACaattaaaaaccataaaatctgttCTCAATTTTTTGACAAACAACTAAGAACTGacaacagaaatagaaaattgaCAATATAAACAAACGTGTTTTTATGATCTAGTTCTTGTGGAGAAAGAGAAACAGAAAATCAAAAAGATCAACGATACCAAACAAACCCTAAGCGTTTAAGTGATTGGATTCTTTGACATGTTGCCATAGCCTCTTTGACTAGAAGTTAAAATTCGAATAACAGTACCCCATTTctctaattaaattaaatttttcagTGAATCTTTCAAATGAATAAGGCTCTTTGACAGCCCCTTCGTGATGCAACATGTTAGTATCAGAGGAGTCCATGGTAGTCTTGATGCATaagggtgaacaccaacttgacccaaaagtttaagcctattgggtcttaggttcaaccatgtatataagcacccatcatcaattctatttttccaatgtgggacaaacttacaAGTGAAATTCTTGACAATCTCCCTTTTACTTGTGAGTTTCAACTACTCCCCTTCTAATGAAAACCTTCTCTCCCTCATGAGAGTAAATCCAATtatccaacagttgctcaagtggaccTTAACACTACGCCTTACGTGACTTGGATTGCATTTCTCCCCCTTACTTGTGATTTCCAACTACTCCCGTTTGAACAAAAACTGTCTCTCCCTCATGAGAGCAAGCCCAATTCTTTAATAATTGCTCAAGTTGGCCTTAccaccaatcctacctcccacatattaaccctatttggatccatttTTCAGGCGTAGATAATCTTTATTGGCCTTAGTCATGCATGTGGTCTTCCAATtgttagcacgtcaagagaattagcGTCACGCttcgacttttacgatgtcgtTTGCCCAAAGTTACGAATCGttgactctaataccacttgttagcatcgGAAGAGTCGTGGGTGgtcttgatacacatgggtgaacaccaacttgatgcAAAAGCTTATgcctattgggttttgggtccaaccatgtatataagcagtcatcatccactttttttttttcaatgtgggataaactcacaagtgaaatccTCAACAATCCTCCTAACTTGTGAGTTCTAATTGCTCCCCTTTGAATGGAAACTGTCTCTTCCTCATGAGAGCAAGCTCAATTCTCCagtagttgctcaagtgggccttaccattgCTCCTTATATGTTTCGGATTGCATTTCACTTgtctccaaaccaatcctacctcccacgtcttgaccctattcagacCGCTATCAACCACCCATCTTGTCTTATGACAAGCAATATTAATCACATTATCATCATAGACAATAGCAAGATCATCTGCAATGGTAGTGGTAACATGATCATTATTTTCCTGATCTTTCTTCTCTTGCTTATCACCGCtacctttattttctctcttccaTTTATAACAATACTTTTTAATATGGCCAGTTTTACCGCAATAATGactcaaaatttttaaatctggACCATGACTTGTTTAGACTTTTATCTCtacccctttcatttttgtatttACTTCTCCCCTTGGTTTCTGTAACAGACACCTTAGATTGGGATGTACCCTATGGTCTTCTTCCCATTTCTTCATTCAAAACACTACTCTTAACATGTTCCAAAGTCATAGTACCATTAGGAGCATAATTAACAAGTGGAACTCGAAAAGTTTCCCATGAATTAGGTAGAGTAGCAAGTATCCAAAGTCCTATAATCTCGTCATCAAATTGTATTCCCATACCCGATTATTGATCAATAGCTCCTTGAATTCATTAAAATGATCAGCCACAAAACTTCCTTCTCTATATTTTAGCTGCATCATTTTTTTAAGCAAAAACAATTTATTATTGCTGGTATTTGAAGCATACAAATTTTCAAGTTTGTCCCACAAAGTTCATGCATTTGTGTCATGTTGAATATGATTATAAACATTCTCTTCAACAAAATGTTGAATAAATCCGAAAACTTGCCTATGCTCAAAATCCCATTCCTCATCAATCTTGGATTCAGGTTTTTGAGTAGCAAAAATAGGTAAATGCAGACCTTTCACAAATAGGAGATCTTTCATCTTATTACTCCACAACTGATAATTTGTGCCATTTAAATTTATCATCCTACTTGTGTTGATATCTATGTTTATACCAAGAATAAAtcaaccaagctctgataccactttgttgagAAAGAAATAAGGCAACAAACGAAACCAACGTAACGGATAAATCTTTCTCTGTCAATAAACCAACGAAGAGCAAAAATAtccaacaatgagaatcaataaTCTCAGCAAAAGTTCAACTGAGAATCTGCCAGAAGCACATGAAAAACACACCCAATAGAGACACAATTTTTAACGTGGAAAAcccctccaatgtgaagggtaaaTACCACGGGGCCTACGACAcccaataaaaattcaaaataatttaaaggGGCAAGTTTACAGCAGATCAAACATcaaaaaatgctcacaaacttagagcaaaaatagatttctaaatatatatatatatatatataagaatcaaaaaaaaaaaaaaaaaaaaagaatcacaAATAAATAGCAAGTGATCACCCAAAATGCAGCCACTGTTCTGGCCACAAAACTTGGGTCTCCAGAGCTCCAAAACAGATTTCCACCGTAAGATTGAAGATTGACGAGTCCTGAACGTGCTGTCAAAATTTCAGCAAAATCAGACCACAAATCACCCTCCGATTGATCACTTGATCAAAACTGCGCAGACTGAAAATCTGAAATTCTGcagcttctttctttttcaaaaacttgtCCAGCCACTATTTTACCCTCCCATCCTCCAGCTGTGCATCAGAAGCATTATAAATTGTCATCCCTAATGGGCCTCAAAAACTTGGCccccttttgttttgttttgttttttgtttttaagttTGGGCTGGACCTAACACAACATGCATTGTAAAAGCCTGTAGCAGAAACTTAGCCAGTTATATAAACTAATATTGCGTGTGGAAGCCCTTATGCTCTTAAATCAGTTTATTTCACGCTTTATGTGGGAGTTTTTGGGACTCAATTTTGATGTGTCTATTTGCTTTTCTAACTGCACAATATATTAAGCTTGCATTGGAaacttggatttgaatttgactGGAATTTGAAAAAATCAATACAAATTCTGATTTCCCACATGCAACCTAAGGGAATTCAATGATTCAATGGAGGAGCATAAAAATCTCATATTTCACTGCTGGCCCTCACATAGTCAAATGCTTCATACGTGATGAAGAGCTGAATTAATTTCTTTTCAAATGCTTCATAAAAAAACTGTGCTGAACCCAATTTCGTTATGACCTGTAAAAATTCCAAATTCAAGTATAAGGCTGATCAAACAAATTTAAACTCTATTTTCAAGTCTCAGTTAACCTAAGTTATCTAAGCACTgttttattttagaaaatccTGTTTCCTCAACCTGGGAAATGATCCCTTTGATTTCAGACGGTGGCTGACGCAGCACAAAAGACCACAAAGGTAATTGAAGAGGCCAAGCCCATAGCTTCATCAACTGTTGAAACCATATCAACAGCAGACCCTATTTTGGTTGTAGGAACCGCTGGAGCATTATTTCTCTCTTACCTGCTCCTTCCTCCCATTTGGTCTGTCATCTCATTTAGCCTTCGTGGGTATAAAGGTGAATTTGGTTTTTCCTTGACATGAAGTTGCTTCTCTTTGGTCAATTTAAAAAGGATTTGGTAAATCATTGCATTCCGATTTGATTTTACGACAACAATTTTTTGCCAGAGCAGTGACACCTTTTGGAATTCAGCATTCAATCTTTCAAATTATATTTAGTGCTTAAGGATGGGTTCTTTTGGGCTTTATCATGCcatgttttgaaaattttctttggGTCTTTTCCTACTAATATAATATGGTAATTTGTGGACTTAGGCCATTATGTTATGGTTCATGTTTTTTGTTTTCATGCCAAGTAATATGGCATGGTTTTGTTGTTCTCTAGGTGAGCTTACCCCTGCTCAGACCCTGGATCTCGTATCAACAAAGAATCACCTTCTGATTGATATTCGGTCAGAGAAGGATAAGGACGAGTCTGGCGTCCCTCGCCTTCCTTCCAATGCTAAAAGCAAGATGGTGGCAATTCCGTAAGTAATTCTGCTTCCATAACCTCATATCCACTTCACTTTGGTTCTTTCCTGATCTATCAAACAACTATATAGAGGGAGGAAACTTTTATATCTTTAAAAATAATGAGATTTTGGTATTTTAGCTCTCAGTTTTGCCACCTATTATCAGATATATTCTGACCTGCTTGTTGTATTGTTTGACTTCAAATCTTTAAGGCTTCCTTTGACTTAGAAATCATGacagaaaggaaaagaaaagatgaaagaaaaaaattcacttttttGTATCTGGTtatgaagaaaaatgaaaaagaacgtacacaagtaaatcaatgaacaaaattcTTATCCTTCGATGTACCTTAATTCTggataaaatttccttttttaatGGCATTTAGGATCAAGAGAAAGTACAAGGGAAAACTGATTTTCTTCttattctatttttcctttcattttctatCATGAAATTCCTAGCAGAAAATTATGGAATGCACTGTTGGTTCACATTGCTCTTACAATGTTATTTCTAGTGGAACTCATCACAATGCAACTTCAATATTTGCACATGGAATCCATGGATCTAGTGTTATGACAATTAAATATTGCAGGGAAGGTGGGTTCTTTTCCAAATAAAGCCCTGGGGCAGTTGGTACACTGAAAACTATGTttgtcttaatttttatttttccttcaaCCAAAGAAAAATTGCAAAGAATATTTAATGCACCCATAGAGAAGACTTCTCTCACAGAAACACGTCAATGGGAAGAAGAGAAGTCTTGATGTCTGGCCAAGACTTCTTAcgctgcatttgggagcatggaattTGAACCTTGGCTTTGGATTTATGCGGATTTAGATAGAACGtagtataaaattttattgagtttcttttaaatccacacaaatcctaATTCAAGCCCTGAAACCAATACTCCCAAAAGGTGAGTTCTATCATGATTTTATGGACTTGTGTGCTGGTCAAAAGGTTTAGATCTGGATATGCTTTGTGTATTAGTGTTGACTAATGTTACATGGCAGCTCCAAATAAACCTTCATTCTCTTATTACTATAGTTAGCATTGACATAATCAACCATCCTCATTTGCTCTAATTTATCAGTTTGGAAGAATTACCAAGTAGGCTAAAAGGCCTTGTGAGAAACGTGAAGAAAGTAGAAGCTGAAATGGTGGCATTGAAGATTTCATATCTCAAGAAAATTGGTAGAGGTTCCAACATCGTGATCATGGACTCGTGGGTTCTTTCTTGGCTGTTCCATTTCTATAAATATAGATGctaatttacaatattaaatttcatctgTTTGGGTTAAATTaacatgcctatatatatatatatatatatatatatatatatatatatatattttctatagtaatatttgtaataatattcttttattttattgaaatattCAGGTACACTGATGCAGCCAAAATAGTTGCAAGAGCACTCACAAATCTTGGCTTCAAAAATTGTTGGATTATGGCCGATGGCTTCTCTGGAAGAAGAGGCTGGTTACAAAGTCGGCTAGGAACAGATTCATACAATTTTAGTTTTGCAGAGGTTTTATCACCGTCGAGGGTCATTCCTGCAGTGGTTAGACGTTTTGGCACAACCAGCTCAACTAATCAATCGAGTCAAAAGCTTCTTCCAGGAAGATTTGAGTAAACACTTTCCTATAATAGAGAATGCCCTAGTTTTGTATTACTTGCTTGGGCTATGTTCCTCAATCACCTTTTGTAATTATTTGGCCAATGATAAATGATAATCAAttgatctttaatttttttttcatttatcttTTTATGTTTTTGGAGTACCGTCTGCAAAATTTGGCAACTCAACCATATATGTTCTTGGCCCTTGGATCTGCTAAACAGAACTAGCCAACTTAGGAGAAGGAAAAATGATAGGGAGTTGAATAAATGGtgccttttctttctcttttagcTAACGTATATATGTTGTGTTAAAaccggaggagtccatgggtggacttgatacatataagtgaacactaacttgatccaaaagtttaagcttATTGAATTTTGGatccaatcatatatatatatatatatatatatatatattcatcatttactCAAATTTTCTAATATGGGAAAAATTCACAAGTATAATGTTCAATAATTTTCCTCTCACTTGTGAGTCTCAACTGTTCCTCCTTGAACAGAATTCGTCTTTCTTATGACAGCAAACTCAATTCTCAAATAGTTGCTCATAttacacaaattcaaatataaGGAATCCAAGTAAAATATAAGGAATccaagtaaaatattttttttcttatttctactTCATTGTTCTAATAAAGCAAAATACTTcgtttttttcttcttatttttactttactttcTTGTTAGAACAATATCTATGCACTGATTATTAGAACAAAACCGATCATACTGTGGACCCATATGCATATTTTCAGTACTCTTTAAAGGCAGGTCATTTCTAAACCTGTGAGGGAGAGAGTTAAAATAAGACGACTATAAACATTAATGCAGATGATGAAAGGAACGAGAAAGCTCCAAGAAAGATTCCCCAGCTGAGTTGCAGATGCAGGGAGGAAGAAAGCATGTGCCAATggatatattaattaattaacaatttaaaaggGACACCAACCCATTATGTGTCAAATGCCAAAAGTATAGTTTTTTGAGTTTTGTGTTTTGGCGTTTGGCTGTTGGATGCATTTGAATCGGATCCGTGCTTTTGATTGGCTACCCCACATTTCTTCACTTATGTatatatagtgtgtgtgtgtatatatttttgtttattaAAAGTCTATATCAActatccaaaagaaaaaaaaaatgaaaaaattcatCTCATGTCACACATCCATTCTTATAAGAAAACTTAAATCTAGAACATAGAAATGCAACCCTCTAATAGTTGAGATGCcccataaaaaatatatatatatatatatatatatatatatatatatatattacatgaaTTAGTATTTCTATTTGAGTACATCCTTAATTTGAGATGATAATGAgtaattgattttaaaaaatatcaagtTCTGAAAGGGTTTTCAAAAAATCTACCATATGTTTAATTAGATGAACTGgatttattaatatattaattaaaaaaataactaatttgcTTTTGTAATTAATTAATCCATCCAATCAAACAAGAACAGGTAATTTGCACGAATCCATCACATCGTCCGTCTTTGTTTAACTTTGTTGCCATTGTACTTGTTCTTTCATCCATGATGAACAGAGCCCTTCTCCCACCATTCCATGGACTGCACAGAGATCACAAAAATCCCATCACAACCCTACCACCCCAATTCTGAAAACCATACCAAAGAACACCATCAAACCAAAAATTTCCAGAATGATGGAGAGAAACAGAACTTGAGGAAAATCCCAAAAGCACTAAACGGCTGTAGCAATGGAAGAAAGTTCACTGGGGTAAGACAAAGGCCCTCAGGAAGGTGGGTTGCTGAAATCAAAGACTCCTCACAGAAGCTGAGACTCTGGTTAGGGACTTTTGATAAACCAGAGGAGGCTGCTTTGGCTTACGACGCTGCTGCCCGGTTTCTTCGAGGCCGAAACACGAAAACCAACTTCCCTGCAGATTTTGCAAAGTGCAGCCTGTTGGGAAAGAACCCAAAGCTCTATGAGCTTCTCCAACAAGCGGTCATGAAGAAGAACCATGCAGGATTTGCTGCTGTTCTCAACTCCTTGAAACCTCCCTGGGAAAGTCAGAACAGAGAAGGAGAAACTCCGGACCCGGTCGATTTGGATGGGCTTGTTGGAGAACCCGGAGTCTGTGCATTGAGCTCGGAAGATGGGCTTGGGTGGTATGGCTTCCGAGAAGAAGACGAGCTCGGTCGACTCTCGGTTGGTGGTTCTAAGGTCTATTCTTCTGTCATTGTGGCTCCTTCCTTTAGCAGTACTACAATGACAAAGCAACTATGGAAGCATCATGGTTCATAAAATGATCAGTTCCATGGTTAGAGACTCAAATCAATATTGCTTTCATTATGTAATGGTACTATGTTATAGTTTTCAGCTAAAAAGTGGTCTTTGCTTTCAACCTCACTGTTTAAGACGTAAAACCCAATAAGTTTCTTGTGTAAGATTTTTTTTGGACGTGTGGAGATTTTGGACATTTGATTTGGATTTtgatgaatttaaataaattttaataaaattttatgttacatcttatccaaatcgagtacaaattcaaattcaaatttaaattcaagtttGTCCAAACATGAAGTTATTTGATATTTTGAGAATGGAGGGATTAAACTTTACCGTAGTGAAAAAACGGTGAACGAATTTCTTTGTAGATGATGTGTTGATGCGCaacgattttaatcttccgatcaacaaaataaatcacacaaagaacattcacagaagTATGGAGATGGAGagattttatgtggttcggcaaggctgcctacgtccacggagcgtgcacctggagaaaaatTCACTATGAAATGAAAGCAATACAAGATTTGATTAGTCTCTCCTCGACCCTAGGtcccctgtacaccccttcaccttcaatccgttgaagaaaagttcttcctaaAGAGAACCCGACCCTCTCTAGCCATCCTTGTACAAAATGACAAGTAATCCTATATTTTCCcatgacttacaaacatatatatgacaccacacaaccgttcGATTTAGAGACGATTCAACGGCTGTGATAAaaatcacaataaataaataaaaataaacatatatatatatatatatatatatatatattttaacaatCTCTACCTTACTTTTTAATCATAgccaagcacaacattccatccccacGCTCTGGGATGCTTTGTCAATAATCaacaagagactacattaactaagtccagACAGTGCTTGACCTTAGCTAATGTAACAGGCTTCATGAGCGTATCTGCAATATTTCCATCTGTGTGGATCTTTACTAACtggaacttaccactttcaaccTCACCTCTAACTACATGGTACTGcacatcaatatgcttcgtgcgagagtggtagacctgattcctttccaagtggatcgcactctgactatcacagaatacgtgtaacctatcttgcataacaccaagttcctgaattagtccagttaaccacaaaacctccttacctgcctctgccaaagctatgtattcaacttctgtagtagacaaagctaTAACaggttgcaacatagccttccaactaatAGAACCACCAACTATGGTAAAAATGAAGCCAAAAGTAGACAtcctcttatccaaatcacctgtaTAATCGGAGTCCACATAATCTTAaacattacaatcatcagtactttcaaacaggataccataatcagaagtgccatgcaaatatctgaaaatccatttcaccgcattccaatgcattctacctggattagtcatatatttgcttaccaaactaatTGCATATGACAAGTCTGGTCTACTACATGCCATAGTATACATCAGACTCCCTACTACATTggcataaggcacactagccatatcTAACTTATCCTCATAAGTAGAAGGACACAGTTTAGCAgacaattgaaaaatgagcagctagaggtgtacttaccggtttagccttatccatgttaaacctttccaacaccttcttaATATACTTACCCTGCGACAACCACAACTTCTTCTGTTGTCTGTCCCTCTTGATTTCCATGCcatgttgattgcctctaacagTACTAATGGGTTGAATGTGTTGATAGCCAAGTtacaagatgagtttgagatgaaggatcttggtgcaaCTAAAAAGATTTAAATCATGCATGACAACCAATGCTAACAAAgatctaatagaagcatgcttaacaacaggagaaaatatttcattataatataTACCTTCTTCTTGTTTGTATCATTTTGCTACTAACCTggccttatattttatcccttctgattctgtagtaggttctttctttttaAAAACCCACttactgtaacgccccaacctgggacTGTCAAGGAgtactgcatctctcctcctccacctagaccagataacagggggtgggccttatccgactaatgactggccccacagatcaacatgtgtccttttcagtgtattttgtcctcacttacacactttttgagaaaacttcctaggtggtcacccatcccaagattgctccaagccaaacacgcttCACTATGGAGTTCTTGTGGAAAGGCTCCCgaaaaaaaaaggtgcaccttgttgatatgggtagtaacatctagtcttttaagcctttcatccatggggtatcacattctcccccacttacagaacgcaacgtccttgttgtgaacccacatttccaaacccaggcgatgtgaatctcatcacacttccggctgggtgttggctctgataccatttgtaacgccccaacctaggtctaccagggagcactacatctctcctcctccacctagaccagaaaATAGGGGGTGGACCTTATtcgactaatgactggccccacagaacaacacgtgtccttttcagtgtattttgtactcactcacacacttccttagaaaacttcctaggtggtcttccatcccaagattgctccaagccaagcacgcttaactatggagttcttatgggaaggctctggaaaagaaaggtacactttgttgatatgagtaataacatctagtcttttaagcctttcatccatggggtatgacacttacaaccaatcagcttactgtccttgggcttctgaaccaacacccaagtgccattcttatgaagagactccatctcctcaaccatggctccaagccaactatctcgttTAGAACTCTGAACTGCTTCGTGAAAATCAGAAGGATCTCCATTACTAGCAATCAGAGTAAATGCAACTAAGTCCTTAAACCCATACCTGATCGGAGGCTTAACATTCCTTCTTTCTCTGCCGATGGTTAGCCCTGTAGGCTTATGTCTATCACTTGTCAGGGGAATTTTCTGAGGAAATGTAGCCCGTCTCACTTTATCCTGTGCAATAGAATCAACAACAGTAGTCTGAGTATTACCCATACCTGAATTCTGAATATTGTCCAGCTCCACCTGAATAAGTACTCCCGCTAAATCAGACTCCACCTTTTTATCAACATTTTCCTTCAACATGACTTCCTCATCGAAGATCACATCCCTGCTAATGACCACCTTCTGTGCTATAAGGTCCCATAACCGGTATCCCTTCACTCCTTAGAAACTAAGAAATACGCACGGTTTTGACTCAGAGCGCAACTTTGATTTGTTATGTTCTTACACATGCACATacgatggacaaccaaatattctcaacacataGTAATCTACTGACTTACTTATCCATACCTTCTCAGGAACCTTTGTGTTAATAGC
The Malania oleifera isolate guangnan ecotype guangnan chromosome 13, ASM2987363v1, whole genome shotgun sequence DNA segment above includes these coding regions:
- the LOC131146119 gene encoding calcium sensing receptor, chloroplastic, whose protein sequence is MGMEMTLQGSTSAKPSLSLPSPLLSTPKSASSLLKPPPGAQFRPISISLPASTAISLFALFSPPHEAKALSLPKEQIVSSITEAEKTIGQVQEVGLSLFDTAQHVFQAVASALKPGVDAAVPIVSQAGEQAVRLASPALSEALKKAREAIQSSGFDTEPVLSAAKTVADAAQKTTKVIEEAKPIASSTVETISTADPILVVGTAGALFLSYLLLPPIWSVISFSLRGYKGELTPAQTLDLVSTKNHLLIDIRSEKDKDESGVPRLPSNAKSKMVAIPLEELPSRLKGLVRNVKKVEAEMVALKISYLKKIGRGSNIVIMDSYTDAAKIVARALTNLGFKNCWIMADGFSGRRGWLQSRLGTDSYNFSFAEVLSPSRVIPAVVRRFGTTSSTNQSSQKLLPGRFE
- the LOC131145929 gene encoding ethylene-responsive transcription factor RAP2-4-like, producing the protein MDCTEITKIPSQPYHPNSENHTKEHHQTKNFQNDGEKQNLRKIPKALNGCSNGRKFTGVRQRPSGRWVAEIKDSSQKLRLWLGTFDKPEEAALAYDAAARFLRGRNTKTNFPADFAKCSLLGKNPKLYELLQQAVMKKNHAGFAAVLNSLKPPWESQNREGETPDPVDLDGLVGEPGVCALSSEDGLGWYGFREEDELGRLSVGGSKVYSSVIVAPSFSSTTMTKQLWKHHGS